The proteins below come from a single Myxocyprinus asiaticus isolate MX2 ecotype Aquarium Trade chromosome 28, UBuf_Myxa_2, whole genome shotgun sequence genomic window:
- the LOC127418522 gene encoding transmembrane and death domain protein 1-like translates to MQPSFLCFILLLLNSPSLAKDTVEENIGPHQLDRLVELLTARECEELISALSHTEENIFQHLDRLSAERNQLTLHSRRRRNIDQKPPCRSTLKDWLQTHGKQIYYDRLSRALQQIGRTDIAIEVGKNINQDKTLAMQKYVEGYHKLVSKMTADLEKPQLENIEDHEDHEKVMQYSAKQARGFTWKDVDLVVKRKPVPPFQHQLLDRTWPLLYGLLFGFVGALFTSLSILLISIYLSQGTSNKSKTIHQRHRCPLLRVMTSSENRGAVQKTPEERLHSTGNSEQ, encoded by the exons ATGCAGCCATCGTTTCTCtgcttcatcctcctcctcttgaACAGCCCAAGTCTTGCTAAAGATACAG TGGAAGAGAACATTGGACCTCACCAGCTGGATCGTCTGGTGGAGCTGCTGACAGCTCGGGAGTGTGAGGAGCTCATCTCTGCCCTCTCCCATACCGAGGAGAACATCTTCCAACACTTGGATCGACTGTCCGCAGAAAGGAACCAGTTAACACTTCACTCAAGGAGACGAAGAAATATAg ACCAGAAGCCCCCCTGTCGCTCAACCCTTAAGGACTGGCTGCAGACTCATGGCAAGCAGATATACTATGACAGGCTGTCCCGTGCACTGCAGCAGATCGGCAGAACTGACATCGCCATAG AGGTGGGTAAGAACATCAACCAGGATAAAACTCTTGCCATGCAGAAATATGTGGAGGGGTACCATAAACTTGTTAGCAAGATGACCGCTGACCTGGAGAAGCCCCAATTGGAAAATATCGAGGATCATGAGGACCATGAGAAGGTGATGCAGTACTCTGCAAAACAGG CCAGAGGGTTCACCTGGAAAGACGTAGATTTAGTGGTGAAGAGGAAACCTGTGCCACCATTTCAGCACCAACTGCTAGACAGAACATGGCCACTACTTTACGGCCTCCTCTTTGGATTTGTCGGTGCACTGTTCACAAGTTTGTCCATCCTGCTTATCAGCATATATTTATCCCAAGGCAcctcaaacaaatccaagacTATCCATCAACGCCATCGTTGTCCACTCCTCAGAGTTATGACATCATCAGAGAACAGAGGTGCTGTCCAGAAAACACCAGAAGAGAGGCTCCATAGTACTGGGAATTCAGAACAATAA